In Zingiber officinale cultivar Zhangliang chromosome 8B, Zo_v1.1, whole genome shotgun sequence, a single genomic region encodes these proteins:
- the LOC122013771 gene encoding probable CCR4-associated factor 1 homolog 11, with translation MAVAVVNNNNDMLISSSAASTSRVEVRSVWAHNLDEEFALIRSAVPFHPFVALDTEYPGVVVASKNPYCTLTLPQRYELIRANVEALRIVQVGLTLSDAAGNLPCAIYSDGTCVRYVWEFNFRDFDINRDRYAPSFVELLKANGIDFQKNQIWGIDSCRFAHHLATSGLLSFGHFSPVSWVTFQGAYDFAFLVKMLTCDSKLPKTVGEFLHLVHFFFGKRVFDVKHLSKHCPGLYGGLERVASTVRVERAVGSRHQSGSDSLLTWQVFYQIASRVNPQLIDRPEHMGTLYDLQLQ, from the coding sequence ATGGCTGTCGCAGTTGTCAACAACAACAACGATATGCTAATTTCCTCATCCGCCGCCAGCACCAGCAGAGTCGAGGTTCGCTCCGTGTGGGCTCATAACCTCGACGAGGAGTTCGCCCTTATCCGCTCCGCCGTCCCGTTCCACCCCTTCGTCGCATTGGACACCGAGTATCCTGGAGTCGTCGTCGCTTCCAAAAATCCCTATTGCACCCTCACCCTCCCCCAGCGCTACGAATTGATCCGCGCCAACGTCGAGGCCCTCCGCATCGTCCAGGTCGGTCTCACCCTCTCCGACGCCGCCGGCAACCTCCCATGTGCCATCTACAGCGACGGCACTTGTGTGCGTTACGTGTGGGAATTTAATTTCCGTGACTTCGACATCAACCGCGACCGTTACGCCCCTTCCTTCGTCGAGCTGCTCAAGGCTAATGGCATCGACTTCCAAAAGAATCAAATATGGGGCATCGACTCTTGCAGATTCGCCCACCACTTGGCCACCTCCGGCTTGCTTTCCTTTGGCCATTTTTCTCCTGTCTCCTGGGTTACCTTCCAAGGCGCCTATGACTTCGCCTTCCTAGTCAAGATGCTGACATGTGACTCCAAATTACCAAAGACCGTTGGTGAGTTCTTGCACCTCGTTCACTTCTTTTTCGGCAAAAGGGTGTTCGATGTGAAGCACCTTAGCAAGCATTGTCCTGGGCTTTACGGAGGATTGGAGCGGGTGGCCTCTACCGTCCGAGTTGAGCGAGCAGTGGGCTCTCGACATCAGTCCGGCTCCGATAGCTTATTAACATGGCAGGTGTTCTATCAAATCGCTTCTCGTGTGAATCCACAACTCATTGATCGTCCAGAACACATGGGAACACTCTATGACCTCCAACTGCAATAG